One Oncorhynchus kisutch isolate 150728-3 linkage group LG13, Okis_V2, whole genome shotgun sequence DNA window includes the following coding sequences:
- the LOC109902406 gene encoding protein FAM43A codes for MLPWKKNKFDLIDEDKQSKQKGYAVSLNYSALTSFAKSCPESALNRVGSMFKSKRKKVKITSEDPTYTVLYLGNATTIQSKGEGCTDVAVSKIWGKSEMGKNGTKMKLTISSQGIRMVHVDDKARRPGHLYLLHRITYCVADPRLHKIFAWIYRHEMKHKAVMLRCHAVLVSKPEKAKAMALLLYQTSATALAEFKRLKRRDDARHQQQQLIGEQTIPLVPLRKLLNGQCYYKPPVERSRSAPKLGSITEDLIGEEEEEKAMLFECEDILDTNDDCVGNGKQELSQIISDLGEMCIGNDVQTLKADFRVTRLLSGESTGSESSIESNQEPISVSNGFEGGRCRK; via the coding sequence ATGCTGCCTTGGAAGAAGAACAAGTTCGACCTGATAGATGAAGATAAACAGTCGAAGCAGAAGGGTTATGCCGTGAGTTTGAACTACTCTGCGCTGACCTCCTTTGCCAAGTCTTGTCCGGAGAGTGCTTTGAACAGGGTTGGAAGCATGTTCAAGTCAAAAAGGAAAAAGGTGAAAATTACCAGCGAAGACCCCACATACACGGTCCTCTACCTGGGCAATGCCACCACCATCCAGTCGAAAGGAGAAGGCTGTACGGACGTGGCTGTGAGCAAGATTTGGGGCAAGAGCGAAATGGGCAAAAATGGCACGAAGATGAAACTGACCATCAGCTCGCAGGGAATCCGGATGGTGCATGTGGACGACAAGGCGAGGAGACCGGGACATTTGTATTTATTGCACCGGATAACCTATTGCGTTGCCGACCCAAGATTACACAAAATTTTCGCTTGGATATACAGACATGAGATGAAGCACAAGGCAGTGATGCTGCGGTGCCATGCGGTGCTGGTGTCCAAACCGGAGAAGGCAAAGGCCATGGCACTGCTTTTGTACCAGACCTCGGCAACAGCGCTTGCTGAATTTAAAAGACTCAAAAGGAGGGACGATGCAAGGCACCAGCAACAGCAGCTGATAGGGGAACAAACCATACCCCTTGTGCCCCTCAGGAAGCTTCTAAACGGACAGTGTTATTACAAACCCCCGGTGGAGCGCAGCAGGAGCGCACCCAAATTGGGCTCTATCACAGAGGACTTGatcggagaggaggaggaggagaaagcgaTGCTCTTTGAGTGTGAGGACATTCTAGACACGAATGACGATTGTGTGGGCAATGGTAAACAGGAGCTGTCTCAGATTATCAGTGACCTTGGAGAGATGTGCATTGGAAACGACGTACAAACACTAAAAGCGGACTTTAGGGTTACCCGACTCCTCTCCGGGGAGAGCACGGGCAGCGAATCGTCAATAGAAAGCAACCAGGAGCCAATTTCGGTCTCTAACGGATTCGAGGGGGGAAGATGCAGGAAATAA